ACCGTAACTTAAGAATCTATATTTTTCTTTTAATGCTTTTTTATAATTTTTCATTACTTCATCATAACCGCCGAAAGCAGCAGCAAGCATTAATAAAGTAGATTCCGGTTGGTGGAAATTGGTGATAAGTTTTTTTGTTATTTTGAATTCGTAAGGTGGAAAAATAAATTTATCAGTCCAGCCATAATTTGGTTTAACAAAACCTTCTGCTGTAACACTACTTTCTAAAGCTCTTGTTGCACTAGTTCCAACAACAAACACATTCTTTTTTGCTTTTAGAGCTTCATTAATTGTTGTAGCAGTTTCTTCCGGAATTTCAAAATATTCTGAATCCATTTTATGTTTTGTTAAATCTTCAACTTCAACAGGTCTGAAAGTTCCTAATCCAATATGTAGAGTAACTGGAACAATATTTACACCTTTTTTCTTAATTTTTTTAATTAACTCAGCGGTAAAATGTAAACCGGCTGTAGGAGCAGCTACTGATCCATCGGTTTCTGCAAAAAGTGTTTGATAATCATCTCTGTCAGTTTTTTCTGTTGCTCTCTTTATATATGGCGGAAGTGGAGTTTGTCCAATTTTTTCAATTGCCTTATAAATATCATCACCATCATAATTGATTCTAACGGTTCTACCTCTAGAGGTTGTATTATCAATAACTTCGCACCAAAGTTTATCATTGAAATAGATTCTATTTCCAATTCTTACTTTTCTTGCCGGATCAACAATTACATCCCAAATTTTTTCTTCTCTATTTAACTCACGTAAAACAAAAACCTCAATCTTTGCATTTGTTCTTTCTTTTTGCCCGAATAACCTTGCCTGCATAACTTTTGTATTATTCACAACAAGAACATCACCCTTCGCCATATAATCAGAAATATCTTTAAATTGCTTAT
The nucleotide sequence above comes from Ignavibacteriota bacterium. Encoded proteins:
- the queA gene encoding tRNA preQ1(34) S-adenosylmethionine ribosyltransferase-isomerase QueA, whose product is MKLSDFKYTLPKPSIAKYPVKPRDTAKMMVFKRETTNVEHKQFKDISDYMAKGDVLVVNNTKVMQARLFGQKERTNAKIEVFVLRELNREEKIWDVIVDPARKVRIGNRIYFNDKLWCEVIDNTTSRGRTVRINYDGDDIYKAIEKIGQTPLPPYIKRATEKTDRDDYQTLFAETDGSVAAPTAGLHFTAELIKKIKKKGVNIVPVTLHIGLGTFRPVEVEDLTKHKMDSEYFEIPEETATTINEALKAKKNVFVVGTSATRALESSVTAEGFVKPNYGWTDKFIFPPYEFKITKKLITNFHQPESTLLMLAAAFGGYDEVMKNYKKALKEKYRFLSYGDAMLIL